The genomic DNA GACAATCGGCAACGCCTCGACGTGCGGCGACAGCGCCACCAGCACCGGCAGAAAGGCAATCAGTGTCATCACCGCCTGGATAAAGCTGACGCCCATATCTTCCAGCGTGGAGGCAAAACGCATGGTGTCTTCCTGCACACGCTGTGCCGCGCCTTCGATGTGGCGCAAGCGCTGCCAGTGCGTCATGTAATATTCGTTCATCGCCGTACGCCAGCGGAACACGTAATGGCTAATAAAAAAGTTATTCAGCACACCGACCACAACCGCAATCAATGCAATACCGAGAAACACTCCGACTTCTTTATAGAACTGTTCGATAGGAATTTTATGCGGTGAACTGAGGGCGGTCTGGATCAGATCGAAGAACGGCGCATACCACGCGTTGACTGCGACGCCCACTTCCACCAGAAACCAGGTCACAAAGATAATTAACGACGACCCCAGAATCGACCAGTATTGCCAGCGATGCGGGCTATAAATGAACCAGAACAGGGCGAATACGGTCACGCAAAAAGCGTAATAGGCGTAAAACAACAAATAGCTGCCAGACCAGAAGCGCGTGGCGCTGATGGGGACTTTATTGCTGACATCGGCGAGCCGCTCAAAAAACGCGCTACCGCCCGCTTGCCAGAAGACGACGGCAATGAGTGCCCAAATAAATGCCGAAAGGAAAAACGGCCCCGGCTTTGGGAAAAAAGACTTAAACATATAACTCTCCTGCTAACTTCTTTTTGTTCTGGCTATTGCTGTGTCAACACATCGCCAACCGCAGCAGTGCTGCGGTAAATCAGGGGGAAACCAAACGGTCAGACCGCTCAATGAGACCGGAAATTAGCGGCTTAGTTCGTCAACCATTCTTGTAGAATTGTTTCGACGGGTTTCACGTAGACGGGATTGTCGGGCACGATGAGATCTCGCCAGACATCATTATGGTGGGCAATCAGTGTTTCGGCCGGAGCCGCTGACCGGTTGGCGGTAGTGTGAGCATCTTCGGCAACCGTGATGGCATAGCCACGGCTGGCGCCGTTTCGGATGGTGGTATCGACACAATAGTCAGTCGCACAACCGCAAATGACGAAAGCATGGATATCGTGCGCGGCAAGCACCCCGGCGAGCGTCGTGCGGTAGAAGGCATCGCACGCGGTTTTGGTGACGTACAGGGAATTATCCGGTTGCCACAGATCAGGCAGCAGGGCAAACCCTTCACTCCCCTCTTCCAGCCCGCCCGCTTGCGCATGCTGGATGAAAATGACGATATCCGCCACGCGGGTCAGGCGA from Trabulsiella odontotermitis includes the following:
- the sbmA gene encoding peptide antibiotic transporter SbmA, with the protein product MFKSFFPKPGPFFLSAFIWALIAVVFWQAGGSAFFERLADVSNKVPISATRFWSGSYLLFYAYYAFCVTVFALFWFIYSPHRWQYWSILGSSLIIFVTWFLVEVGVAVNAWYAPFFDLIQTALSSPHKIPIEQFYKEVGVFLGIALIAVVVGVLNNFFISHYVFRWRTAMNEYYMTHWQRLRHIEGAAQRVQEDTMRFASTLEDMGVSFIQAVMTLIAFLPVLVALSPHVEALPIVGHIPYGLVIAAIVWSLMGTGLLAVVGIKLPGLAFKNQRVEAAYRKELVYGEDDPARATPPTVRELFEAVRRNYFRLYFHYMYFNIARILYLQVDNVFGVFLLFPSIVAGTITLGLMNQITNAFGQVRGSFQYLISSWTTLVELMSIYKRLRSFERELDNPDSEPVTPSFS
- a CDS encoding isochorismatase family protein, encoding MVGKRAVMVVDMQNGVFATPRLNPEHYVAQINRLTRVADIVIFIQHAQAGGLEEGSEGFALLPDLWQPDNSLYVTKTACDAFYRTTLAGVLAAHDIHAFVICGCATDYCVDTTIRNGASRGYAITVAEDAHTTANRSAAPAETLIAHHNDVWRDLIVPDNPVYVKPVETILQEWLTN